The following nucleotide sequence is from Cicer arietinum cultivar CDC Frontier isolate Library 1 chromosome 2, Cicar.CDCFrontier_v2.0, whole genome shotgun sequence.
acttcatttcataaaataactatataattAACGATTTATATTGACTATTAATAATCACCGTAAGTGAAATATCATATATCTCAACTTTTCggttatataaatttttgtatatattttattgtgcaCAAAGTATTActcaaaagaagaaagaaaaaaagtgaagGCAACAAGGGGTAAATAAGTAATTTGAGAAAGAAGCAAGTACTATAAAAACCACAGTCCTCTGCTCTGAAAACTTTAGCCACAGAAGACAACCAAGCAGGCTGATACAAACACAACACAAACTTTCGCCGGAAAATCCATCTCCGGCGACCGGCGTTCATCAAATTCCGGCGAACCTTGAAATTTGAAACTGAATCTAACAAAAGACCACCGGAATCGGTGGTTTTGATCTTACTGTGCATGATGGGAAGTTGCATATGTCCGTTAGAAACTCCGGCGAGGTTGCTTTGGACTACAAGTTTCTTCCGTCATAAGCTAATGATCTTTTAATCCATAAAccccaacaacaacaaaatcgaatttttagaattagaaagaaaaaaataacttttctaaTTCTGAAAAATTAGtactaaaaagtgagaaaaattaGCACACAAAGTGAAATTTGAAGTTTGTGAAGttgtagagagagagagagagagagaggaaaaaAATGGAGTCTGGTCGTCTTTATTTTGATACTACTTCTGTTTGTCGTGGGAACAACAGCATGAATATGTTGTACCTTGGGAATGCTGATCTCAGTTTTCGAGGTGAATttctaactttatttttttaatttgttgataAAGATTGAATTTTTATGGTACCCTTTTTTTTGGATTGAatgaaattgttgtttttgGGGTTTGTTTTTGTGAGAATCGTATCTGTTTGGATGGTGGGAAGTTTAGGAACAACAAAAGTTGCTTTTTTTggttagaaaaaaaatactagaaTGGTTTAATTTGGGTTTGTGTTAAAGGAATCAGCTTGATTGTGAATTATAATTTGGGGGGAATAAAAAAGATGATATGATGTGATTTGGGTCTGTTTAAAGAAAGCAACTTGGTTGTGTATAAGAACTGGGTAGtgagaaataattaattagaatttctctctctttttatttttattttgaattttctgtAAGTCAGTGTTGTGATTTGTAATATAGATGTTGATTGAAGTGTTTGATGTAAGAAAGAGTGAACATTGATGaggttttttatgtttttttttttttaaatgaaagcAGGAAGATCAATGATGAGCATGGAAGAAGGCTCAAAGAGGAGACCTTTCTTTAGCTCGCCAGATGAACTGTATGATGAGGAGTATTATGAGGAGCAGTCGCCGGAGAAGAAGCGCCGTCTCACTTCCGAGCAGGTTGGTTGGTTgcatgaatgaatgaatttgtATTGGTATTGGTATTGATTGTTCATTATGCTGATGCTCTTGTCAATTTTTCTCATCAACAATTAGTTTATGATATGATATGGAGTTTACCTTTTAATGCAATATGTGGACAAAAGGAGGCTTGACTTTAAATAGTAATTCAAATTTGTAGCTTtcaaataattgattttgaaaccATTTATTAGtgtgaaaaatcaaaattgattgtaattgtTACTTGAGTAGTTGAGTTTAAGTGgttaataaaatttagttaagTTCGAATCGATCAGGAGTATATAGAAAAATGTTGTTACAGATTTATAAACAATATTTGCTGTTGTGACAAACTTTGTGGATGATGAATAGGTACATCTGTTGGAGAAGAGCTTTGAGGAAGAGAACAAATTGGAGCCAGAGAGAAAGACCCAATTGGCCAAGAAGCTAGGGTTGCAACCTAGGCAGGTGGCAGTTTGGTTTCAGAACCGTAGGGCTAGGTGGAAGACCAAACAACTTGAAAGAGACTATGATGTTCTTAAGTCTTCCTATGATTCCCTACTTTCAACATATGATTCCATTGTTAAGGAGAATGAGAAACTCAAATCTGAGGTACTTACTTATATACATGTTTACTATTAAAAGAGTTTGAATCATTATATTGTTATGAATGGA
It contains:
- the LOC101506684 gene encoding homeobox-leucine zipper protein HAT5, which gives rise to MESGRLYFDTTSVCRGNNSMNMLYLGNADLSFRGRSMMSMEEGSKRRPFFSSPDELYDEEYYEEQSPEKKRRLTSEQVHLLEKSFEEENKLEPERKTQLAKKLGLQPRQVAVWFQNRRARWKTKQLERDYDVLKSSYDSLLSTYDSIVKENEKLKSEVVSLNEKLQVQAKEMLGEPLLDKEANPLPIEIAQIFSIKVDDHMSAGSVGSAVVDEGSPHVVVDSVDSYFPADNYGGCVAPIERVQSEEDDGSDDGRSYFNVFVASETEQQNHGEGEALNWWGNMYYVA